From the genome of Nocardia mangyaensis:
CTCCGCGCCCGCGGCGGGCCTACGCTGAGGCAATGACCACCACGGCGGAGCTGAAAGCCCTGCAAGCGCCGGTGAAGCAGCGGTATCGGGACGACCCGGCCGCCGCCATCACCGCGCTGCGCGCCGACGGCTCCTTCGCCGACCTCGGCATCACCTGCACGGTGCGCACTTTCGCCGGCCCCGTGCGGGCCGGGTTGCACCGCGCGACGGGCGGCGACGGCACCGACGCCTGCTCGGGCGACATGCTACTCGAGGCGATAGTGGCCTGCGCCGGGGTGACCTGCCGCAGCGTCGCCACCGCCCTCGGCCTGCCGATAACCGCCGCCACCCGCCCACGATCCGCGTGAACCGTGCGCTGGTGACCACCTGAGCGCGCGCACCGAGCGTGGCATGGGCCCGACCCGGATTTCGTCTTTCGGGGGGTCAGGCGCTAGAGTTTCTTCTCGCACGAGGAAG
Proteins encoded in this window:
- a CDS encoding OsmC family protein; the encoded protein is MTTTAELKALQAPVKQRYRDDPAAAITALRADGSFADLGITCTVRTFAGPVRAGLHRATGGDGTDACSGDMLLEAIVACAGVTCRSVATALGLPITAATRPRSA